Part of the Candidatus Moraniibacteriota bacterium genome is shown below.
CGGATCAATCTATGCTGCAGTCCATTCAGAAATGGACGGATATTCGAAATCTCAATCTCAATTGGCTTTCGACGAATGAATTTCTGGATGAGGTTGGACGACGGGAGCTCTCGGTGAATTTTGCGACACTTTTGGGGCACGGGACACTTCGTCGCGGATTTGTCCATGATGAATCGCGACCGCTTCGAGCGGCGGAGCTTGCCGGCATGGAGAAGATGTTGAAACAGTCGATGCGTGAGGGATCGATAGGTATGTCTTTGGGACTTGCCTATGTGCATGGGCGACATGCGACAGAGCATGAGCTTTCGACGCTCGCAAAAATAGTCGGGAAATACAATGGATTCTGCACGGCGCACCTGCGTAGTGAAGGGAAAGAGCTTCCGGAAGCGATTGCGGAGGCAATCACGATGGCGAAACATTCCGGTGTCCGTCTCCATATCTCGCACCTCAAGGCGGTCGGGCGACGATACTGGGAGGCTATGGAACGCGCGCTCTATTTGCTTGACGCATCTGATTCCGAAGGAGTTGACGTGTCATTTGATATCTACCCGTATCGATCGACCGCAACCGTACTCTACACGATTCTCCCGACATGGATAACTGATGGTGGGAAGAAAATAATGTTCCAACGACTCCGCAGTCCTGCCATTCGGACGGAGGCGGTTCATGATCTCAGAGAAGAACATATCGACTATTCTTCAGCGGTACTCTCGCTCTCGTCGCTCAACAAGATGATTACTCGGACAAATGTGCTCGAGATGGCGCATGCAGAGGGAAAGACACCGGAAGACGTTATCTTTGATGTGCTTCTTGCTTCGGATGATCGCGCGATTGTTTCACTTGACGCACTCTCCGAAGAGAATATCGAAAAGGGACTTCGTCATCCATTTTCGATTGTGAGTACGAATGGTACGGGCTATCCGGTCGGATATGCCCAAACAGGCGAAGCTATTCACCCTCGATGTTTCGGTACGTTCCCGCGCGTCCTCTTTCGTTATGTGCGCGAGCGCAAACTTCTCAGTTGGGAAGAAGCGATTCACAAAATGACCGGCAAGCCAGCTGCAAAAGCGGGCATTGAGAAACGCGGCACGATTGCGGTTGGAAATCACGCTGATATCGTCGTGATTAACCCGAGTGAAGTCGAAGATCATGCAACATCAGAAAATCCCTATCAATACCCATCAGGAATCCCATTTGTTATTGTCAATGGTAAGATTGCAGTAGAAAGCGGAGAATACACTGGCAATCGATCCGGTACTGTACTCCGCCGCGAAAGCGGTTTCCTTGAACGATTTTGGTGATGTGCCTGCTATACTTTTTGTATTGCTCTACGCATGAGTCGCACCTAGTAGTGCGTCTTTTGTTTTCCCGTGGGAGAGTTCCTCGCTTGATAGGAGGGCACTTTGGAGGTATGGTTGAGGTGGTAGTGTGTTGACAATTGTACTATGTCTGAACGACCGAAAGCGACGAAATTTGTGTTTGATTCCTACGACTTTTCTCTCGAGGAGAGAAAAGCGTCTTTTGTGTATCGGATGGAATTTGAGAATCGGGAGCCAATGGTGTTTACTGATGCACTCCTTTTTCCGGGGTTGCCGGAAACAGTGGCTGCCTCAGAATCATTGATTGATGCGGTGCTGCAAGGAGTGCATATCGCTCTTGGTGTGAGTTACTACAAACTTTCGTGTCCGGAACATATCGAGGTGACCCATGCGCTTTCAGAGAAGCAAGCGAACTTTTGGAATACTGTCTATCGCAAAGGACTGGGTGAATTTTTCTTTCGAAATAATCTTGATCCGCGAGGGAGAATATCGTTTCCATATGATGCGACTCTCTCCCGGGGAAGCTATGGCGCTCATCCCGAAGACCGTGCGCTTCTCGGCATTGGTGGTGGCAAAGACTCCATCGTCGCCGGAGAACTCCTCAAAGAAATGAAGTATGAAACGACGGCATTTCTTTTTGAAACAGGGAGTCCGGTACCGCTCATTGAAAACGTCGTTGAGACGATGGGTATTCCAACAATGAAGGTGCAACACTTCCTTGATCCGCAGGTCTTTGATGGTTATGACGGGGCGTACAATGGGCATGTGCCTTTCTCGGCGCTCGTTGCATGGGTGGGATATCTTTCGGCGGTTCTCGGTGGATATCGATATGTCATTGTGGGAAATGAGCGGAGCAGTAATATCGGCAATGTCGAGTATCTCGGTGAAACAGTAAATCACCAATGGAGCAAGTCTCTTGAATTTGAGACGATGTTTCAGGAGTATTCGCGAGCATTTTTGTCGCCGGATATAACGTATTTTTCACTGCTTCGCCCGTTTTACGAAATTCGGATTGCAGAGATGTTTGCTTGTCATGAGAAATATTTTTCTTCTTTCTCAAGTTGCAATCGGAGTTTCAAAGTACACCAAAGGCGTTCGGAAACGCTCTGGTGTGGCGAGTGTGCGAAGTGTGCTTTTGTTTTTCTCTTACTCTCGGCATTTCTCGAAAAGCAGAACGTGCTGGAAATTTTCGGTAAGAATCTCCTTGATGATGAGTCTCTTCTCCCGCTCTTTGGCGATATTTTGGGCTTTGGTTCGATGAAGCCGTTTGACTGCGTGGGCACGGTTGAGGAGGCTCGTGCGGCACTCTTTCTTTCAAATGAACATTTCGGCGAGAGTCGCATTGCGAAAGAATTCCTTGTGAAGATTGAACATCCGGAATCGCTTGTTCGCGATGTAATGAAACTGCACTCGGCGCGGGCGGTTCCGGCGGATTTCCTCTTTTCGGGCGCGAAGAATGTGCTGATTCTCGGATATGGTCGAGAAGGGAAGGAGACCGAGCGTTATCTGAAGCAGTATAAACCACATCTTGATATCGGAATTGCGGACAAAAGTCTCGATGCTTCGTATCTCGACCAGCAGAAGGGCTATGATATCGCTGTCAGGACTCCCGGCATATCGAGGCGATTGGTGATGATTCCCTCTACGACAGCGACCAATATATTTTTTTCTCGCGTGCGAAATCTTACGATTGGTGTGACTGGGACAAAGGGTAAGAGTACGACGGCGTCTCTGATTGACTCTATTCTTCGTGTAGCAGGGAGGAAGTCGCGGCTCCTTGGGAATATCGGACAGCCGCTTCTCTCTGCGCTTCTTGCTCCGCTTGATCCAGAGACAGTCATCGTGGCAGAGCTGTCGAGTTACCAGCTTGAGGATATTCAGTATTCACCGCATATCGCGGTTGTACTCAATCTCTTCTCTGATCACATGGATTATCACGGAAATGTGGAATCCTATCATGAGGCAAAGCGAAACATCCTTCGGTTTCAAAATGAACGCGACTTCGCAGTGTACAACGGGCACGATGAAAAGCTTTCTGCGTGGGTGAGTCAGGGCAGTGCAAAGGCGATTCGTTTTGATATTCTAGAGAATGAGGTATACGAATCTTCGCTCTTGGGGACGCACAATGTAGAGAATATTCGTGCGGCGGTTGCAGTTGCGCATCTTCTCAATATTCACGAAGAAGCAATTCGAGAAGGTATACGGACATTTGTTCCGCTTCCGCATCGACTTGAACGTGTCGGCAAATTTCGGGGCGTCACGTTCTATGATGATGCAATTTCGACAACGCCGGAATCGACGCAAGCAGCGCTCGAAGCGATACCAAATGTTTCAACGATTTTCCTCGGTGGTGAAGATCGAGGCTATGATTTTTGTGGACTTGAACAAACGATTCGCGAATGTGGCGTGAAAAATATAGTTCTCTTTCCGGAGAGTGGAAAGCGAATACTTTCTTCAACTGACGGCGTCACTGTCCTTGAGACGAGAAGTATGGAAGAAGCAGTTCGTTTTGCCTATGAGAAGACACCAGCTGGTTCGACGTGTCTTCTTTCAACTGCTTCGCCAAGCTATTCTCTCTGGAAAAACTTCGAGCAAAAGGGTGATGAATTCCAACAATGGGTTCGAAAACTCGGCGAAGAGAAAGCCTTGTCGGATTGATTTCATGCTTCTCCGGTGATACACTGTACGGACGTGGGGAATTTCTTGACTGCGCCAAACACTATGAAAAACGACATTGCAAAACGCGCGCTGCTTGCGCATAAGAAACTTCAGGGGAAGATTGAGGTGGTTTCCAAGGTGAAGGTGACAAAGCCGGCTGATTTGAGCGTGTACTATTCTCCTGGAGTGGGTGCGGTATCATCGTATGTGGCAAAATTTCCGGGAAGGGCGCGGGATTATACGATTCGTCGTAATACGGTTGCTGTGGTATCTGACGGGTCGGCGGTTCTCGGGCTGGGAAACTTAGGACCAATCGGGGCGCTCCCTGTGATGGAAGGGAAGGCGATGCTTTTCAAAATATTTGCGGATGTGGACGCGTTCCCAATCGTACTCTCAACGCAAAATGTCGATGAGATTGTCGATACGGTTGTGCGTATCGCGCCTACCTTCGGCGGTATCAATCTCGAAGATATCGCCGCGCCGCGCTGCTTTGAAGTCGAATCACGACTGAGGAAATTGCTCGACATTCCAATTTTTCATGATGATCAGCATGGGACGGCCATGGTAGTTCTTGCAGGATTAATCAACGCGCTTAAGGTGGTGAAGAAAAATATTGCGACCGCGCGTGTGGTAATCGCCGGTGCCGGTGCCGCAGGGAACGCCATTGCGGAGCTCCTCCTTTTGGGAGGTGCTCGTGATATTATTATGATCGACAGCGAGGGCATTCTCTCTAAGACGCGTGATGATTTGAGTCCTCCTAAACAAGAGCTCCTTGTAAAGACAAATCCGCGAGATATCTCGGGAGGTCTCGACGAAGCCCTCGTCGACGCAGATGTGTTTATTGGCGTTTCCAAGGGAGGCACCGTGAGGCGAGCGCATGTTGCTTCGATGGCGGAGCGGAGTATTGTCTTTGCTCTTGCGAATCCCGTGCCGGAAATCATGCCAGACGAGGCAAAGAAAGCTGGTGCGCTCGTTGTTGCGACGGGTCGATCGGATTTTCCCAATCAGCTCAACAATGTCTTGGGATTTCCGGGAATATTTCGTGGTGCACTTGATCACGGCGTACAGGACATTACGAGTGAAATGCTCGTTGTGGCGGCAACAAAGCTTGCAAAACTTGTGACTACGCCAAAGCCGGACATGATTATTCCGTCGCCTTTTGATAAGCATGTTGTTCCAGCAGTTGCGAGTGCGATACGTGGCGGTTCGAAGAGAAAATGGAAGTAAGAACCTATTGATAAAGGCTATTTTTCCCGAAAAACAGTGCGAGAAGCATAGCCTTTTTCGAACATTAAGAACTTTTTTATGCACGATCTCATTATTATTGGAGCGGGTCCGGCGGGGCTCTCAGCGTCTATCTATGCATCACGCTACGGTATCAAGCACGTCATTCTCGGTGAGGTTGCCGGAGGGCTTCTCACGCAGACATTTGATGTGGGGAACTGGCTCGGAACAGAGGCAATAGGTGGACAAACCTTCGCTAATAATGCGGAGAAGCATGCGAGAAGCTATGGCGTCGAGATACTGCCGCTCACGGTGGAAAGTATAGTGAAACAAGGGGAGATTTTTGAAATCTCTGCTTCCGGAAAGTCATTTCAGGCAAAGACAGTACTCATTGCGACAGGGACGAAGCATCGCCACTTGGGCGTGCCAGGGGAGCAAGAATTTGCCGGGAAGGGCGTGTCGTTTTGTCCGACATGCGACGGATTCTTCTTCAAGGGGAAGCGCGTGGTCGTTGTCGGCGGAGGAGACAGTGCGACGGAAGCTGGCGTGTATCTCGCTGATCTGTGTTCAGATGTATTTGTGATTGTGCGAGAGAAATATATGATTGCGGAAAAGTTTTGGCAAGATCTTCTTCTCTCCAAGAAAAACGTGAAAGTGATTTTTGGAACGAATGTGAAAGAAATCCAAGGGAATGGAAAGATGGAAACGCTTCTGCTGGACGTTCCTTTTGAAGGGAGTGAAACACTTGCAGCTGATGGACTCTTTGTTGAGATTGGACTCTCACCGAATACGAAGCTCCTTGCTGATATTGGTGCGAAGCTCGATGAACATGGATATGCGGAGACACTGGCAGATCAGAGTGTTGGCGTTCCTGGTGTCTGGGCAGCGGGCGATATTACAACGAATTCCAATCGCTTCTGTCAAATTGTGACAGCTGCGTCCGAAGGCGCTGTCGCCGCCAAAAGTATCCTCGATCATCTTCAGCGACAAAGCGCAAAATAAGCAAATAAGCAAGAGAAAAATCCCGCAAGATGCGGGATTTTTTTGATGTGTCCCGAGAGGGAATCGAACCCCCATCCCTGGTTCCGAAGACCAGTGCTCTATCCGTTGAGCTATCGGGACAAATAGCAGTAAGTGCTTGATGCTGCTGTATCTGTTGTAAGGCATATTCGCCGGAGAGTCAAACTCATTCCTCGTATTCTTCCGGAATGTTACCCGGGCATGCTACAATTACAATCGGCAGTACGATTTTTTGAATTGAGAATATCGCGTATGCATATTCCAGATGGATTTCTGAATAACGGAGCGGCAGGGAGTCTCATGGGAGCGGCGGTTGCAGCAGTCGCTTTTGCAGTACGGAAGGTTCGATCGGCATTTCTCGAGAAAGTCCCTGTGCTTCGAGCGCGACTTGCAACATTTCCTGATTTTGGTGGAGAATCTGCTCTTGGGTTTCGGCGGCAATTGTCGGAAGGAGGCCAGGAGAAAATGTGGCGAATGGCATCTCTTGGAGCACTTGTCTTCTCGGCACAAATGATAAACTTCCCTATCGGCGACGGAACGTCTGGTCATATGCTAGGAGGGGTGCTTGTTGCATTGGTAGCAGGTCCTTTTGAAGCGTTGCTGGTTATGACTGCCGTACTCTCGATACAGGCTTTTGTCTTTGGAGATGGTGGAGTGCTTGCTCTTGGTGCGAATATTTTCAATATGGGCATCATAGGCGCGCTCGGTGGACATGCCTTTTTTCGCTTTCTCGCAAAAGGCAGGAATTTGAAGCTATACTTTTTGCGCAATGTGTTCGTGGCAGCATGGGTGTCAGTGATTGTTGCTTCGATTGCGGCGTCGATTGAGATAGCAATCTCTGGGACAAAGCCGCTCAACGCAGTGCTTCCTGCTATGACACTCGTGCACACTGCTATTGGATTTATGGAAGGTATCGTTACAGTGGGCATTCTCTCAGTATTGCTTCGTCGAGGGTTTGCATTGGATGTTCTGATGGAGGACGTATCTTCTCAAGAATATGAAAACGAAAACTCCAAAGAATAGCTGGAAAACTCTCGTTGTTATTTCAGGAGTGATTGGTGGTGCGCTCTCACTCTTTGCCTCTTCGGCTCCAGATGGACTGGAAAGAGTTGCTGCGTCACAAGGTTTTCTTGGAAAGGGCGTGACACTTCTCTCTGCACCACTTGCCGAATATACCGTGCCGGGAATTCATAGCACTCCTCTCGCGACAGCACTTGGGGGTATTTTTGGTGTAGGAATTGTCTTCGGTGTTCTTCTGTTTGCCGGGAAAGTTCTCTACGGTTCCCGATTGATACGGCAGAAATAGCTGCTTGAGGAGCGTTGAAAGATTTGTATGGGATATCTCCTTGCGAAGTCTCGATTCTTCTGAGAGAATTGCGAGAGTGGATTCTTGATACTTCTGACATCTGATATTGACTGTTATGGAACTTCGTGAATATATCCTTATATTTCGCCGGTATCGTGCGCTCTTTCTTGGGATAGTTGTATTCTTTGTAGTTGCGGGTCTTGCCTTCCAATTGCTCCAGCCGGTGCGTTTTGTGACAGAAATTACGATGAATGTTGCTCGCTCTGGCATTCGCGTGACGAGCGATTATTCGTATGATGATTTCTATCGTTTGCAGGCAGATGAACGATTTGCGGATACGGTGGTCAGATGGCTTGAGTCACCACGTATCGTGGGAGATATCGCTCGTGAATCCCGTGTGTCCGAGGGAATTTCTTTTGATGCTGGCAGACTTTCATCGCAAGTGATTCGTATCCGATATACGATGCGCGACGAAGCGGCAGCCAAGCGAATTGCAACCGCGATATTCACCGTGCTCAATCGAGAGACGGAGTCGCTCAATCAAAATCGATCGGAGGATGGGTGGTTTGCGCTTGTCGGCGAGACACCTGCGATAAGTGATGCACGTGTGAGTAGAGGAAGGATGTTTGCTCTCGCGTTTTCCTTGGGGGTATTCTTTGGATTTTTTGCCGTGTTGTTTCGATGGTATTGGGATGGTGCTTTGCCAACAAAAAGGAAGAAATGAACTGATGATTTCATGAAAATCGGGATTGATATTCGCTGTCTTATCGGAGGGAAACGGACGGGCGTTGAAGAATACACGTTGGAACTTTTGGAGCATCTCTTCGCAGTGGATTGCGAGAATGAGTATGTTTTGTTTTGGAGTGCCTGGGAACTTCCTGTGTGTCCTCTTGATTGGAATAGTCGTTTTTCCAATGTCCGACTTGTATCATTAAGAATTCCGAATAAGCTTCTCAATTTTTGCCTCTGGTATTTTCGTTTTCCATATCTCGATAGACTCATTGGTGGCGTCGATGTTTTTTTCATGCCAAATTTGAATTTTGCGGCGTTTTCCCGAAAAGTAAAGGTTGTGTTGACAGCCCATGATGTGTCATTTGAGAGATATCCGGAGACGTTTTCTTGGAAGCGGCGATTGTGGCATATGTTCGTGAATTTTCGTCATTTGGCACTTCGGGCGGAGAAGGTAATCGCGGTTTCGCAGTCGACGCGAGATGACCTTGTCGAAGCAATTGGCATTGCGCCGAAGTCTGTGACGGTTATACGAAGTGGCATATCAGAACGATTCTGCCAAATGAACAGGAATGACTCGATGCTTTCCGATGTGAAGCGTCGGTATGAGTTACCGTATCGATTCATTCTTTTTGTTGGTACGATTGAGCCTCGGAAAATATTCTCTCACTTGCGCGTGCTTTTGATTCGCTAGTCGAAAGCAAAGAGGCGTTTGACTATGATATGGTTATCGCCGGTACACATGGTTGGAAATGCGAAGGAATGCTCGAGGAAATCGATCGCTTGCCATCGCGCGCGCGGATTCATTTCACAGGGTTTGTCCGTGATGAGGACAAGCCAGCGCTCTACAATCTTTCGAGTCTGTTTGTCTACCCATCTCTCTATGAAGGATTTGGCTTTCCGCCACTCGAGGCGGCAGCGTGCGGCGTGCCAGTTATCACGTCGAATACCTCGTCTTTTCCTGAGACGATTGGTGAGGGCGCGATGATGATTGACCCCTTGCGCCCCGACGATCTTTCTCGCGCACTTCGAGAAGTTCTTCGAGATAAGACGCTTCGAGACATGCTTTCTCAGCAAGGTGAGATGTGCGCATCGAAGTTTCAGTGGAAAGACGCAGCTCGGAAGACGCTTGGCGTGTTTCGGGACGTGATTCGCCACCCGTAGGTAGAGAGTTGCCTCTTTTTGGGATATTGGGCTATAGTTGGGAGAGAATATTGCAAAATGTTTTTGTATGGATTTCTCTTTTTTTCTCTGCTTATGGAACAGGTTGTTTTTGGGATATCAGGTGAACCGGGTGCAGGGAAGGACACAGTGAAGGAATATCTCGTTGAACAGTACGGTGCAGAGAGTCTCGGATTTTCACTTATCCTGAAAGATATTCTCAATCGACTTTCGCTTCCTTTGGAGCGGGCAAATTACGCGTCACTTGGGGAAGCCCTTCGAAATTCATTTGGGGAAAATATCCTTGCAACCGTGCTTTCTCTTGATGTTTCTCGGATGTCGACGTCAGTAGTTGTTATTGATGGCATACGGAAATTTGGGGAGCTTGAAGAACTCCGGAAACTCAAAAATTTTAGATTCCTTTTTGTGGAGACAGATATGCATGTTCGGTATGAACGAGTGAAAGCGCGCGGAATCAAAGCTGATGATAAAGAGAAAACATTTGAGGAGTTTGTACGTGATCGTGAGCATGCTGCCGATCGAGAAGTGCGAAACTTGAAGAGCGAAGCCGATGCGGTAATTGAAAATAACGGTACTCTTGGAGAGTTGCATAGACACGTAGATGAGGTTGTGAGCGGTTTGTCTTAAAAATTCTGAAGAGACGCTTGTCTATGGATAGGGAATATGGGTTGAATTCAGATTGATTAAATGCGGCAGGAATCCATTTTTGTCTATATATACTGACATTTATTATTGACAAATTTTATTATATGAGATAGCGTACGAGATAGAAAAATAAAAGGTGTTCTCGGAATAATATTTGCACCTTCCCAATTCGTGTGTGCGCCGACAGTGGCGTTCTGCGTGGGAAGGTTTTTGTTTTCCAAAAATAAGATAGTTAGGAAAATAGGAAAAAACATTCTTTTGTTTCTTTGATACGCAGAACGTCATGGGGGCGTTCAAGAATAGCCCAAAGGGGCTTTGGAGAGATTAAAATGCGAATCATCATTTCGGTTCTTTTGTCCATGTGCTCGATGTGCTCGGTTGCTGCTTCCGGCAATTATTACGGTGGTATGCCGATGGATCCCGAAGCTTTTGCTGGTATGTACCCTGAATTGACGGAACCGGGGGAAATATTCACTGAAAAGCGGAGTGTCGCTTCAGGTGGGATTCCACCGATTACCTATCAGGTTGAGGGGCAGGCATCTGCATATGAAGCCGAAGAGCTACGGTGTACTTACGGCGGGCATCCATCGAGGGAGGATATTTCAAATATTCTTCCCAACGATCAAGGCTCTGTTGATCAGGCACTTTCTGACGGGTACTTGGTAGCAATCCTGCATTGTTTTAACGGTGACAAGATTGTTAGAATCAAGCCTGTGTATCAACGGATTGTCCTGAAATATACAACTGCCGCAAAGAAGCAGGAAGGGTTCTCTTTCACTGCTTCAACCTGGCCAACGCCAAACAGTTCTAATGCTGACGGGCACATGCTCGATATGGCGTATGTAATAGTGAAGCAGGAGGGAGATGGATATTCGCGAAGGCTGATTCATAATGGACACGAGGCGCTACTGAGTCAGTACCCTGATCCTGCCTTTAAAGCATACCCCAAGATGCAAGATATGTGCCAATCGCAATCGGAAATCTTTATGGTCATCTTTGGGCAGCAGCGGTATTTCCCTGGGAATACAGGGGACTCGTTTCTCTCGATGTTGGAGGAGATTTTGTTTTCCAATCCCTCCGATTATGGTGGGGATAAGAAAAAAGATGCGCCTCCTGTCAGGGTAGAGACATGCCTAGAAGGTTTATACAACCTCCTTGTGCCGGATTTTTTCGATAATGGCTAATCAAGCCGGTCAACCCAGTTTACATGATGGAAAGAACACCCCGTTCTTTCCATCATGACTTTTTGCCAAGGAAAAATTTTGTGCTAAGATAAGAGCTAAAGGGCTCTTTTTTCATTTCTCACTATGAAATACATTCCTGTTATTGGCATGGAGGTGCATGTCGAGCTCAAGACGAAGTCGAAGATGTTTTGCGGTTGTGCGAATGGTCAGGGACTTGAGAAAGAGTCGAATGTGCATGTGTGCCCTGTTTGTACGGCACAGCCTGGGACATTGCCGGTGCCAAATCGGACGGCAATTGAATATGTGCAGAAGGCGGGACTTGCCTTGGGTTGCACGCTTCGTCTCGAATCAAAATTCGATCGCAAGAACTATTTTTACCCCGATCTTCCCAAAGGATATCAGATATCACAGTATGACAAGCCGTTTTGTGAAGCAGGTGCACTTGTGATTAATGGGAAGACCTTTCGCATCACGCGCATTCACCTCGAAGAAGACACGGGGAAGCTTTCGCATGCTGCGGGCGGTATGACGCTTGTGGATTTCAATCGCGCCGGCGTGCCCTTGATGGAGCTTGTCACTGAGCCGGATTTCGAGAATGGGAAGGATGCACGCGCATTTTGTCAACGACTTCGGCAGATCCTTCGATATATCGGTATCTCCGATGCTGATATGGAGAAGGGGCAGATGAGGTGTGAAGTGAATATTTCCCTTTACGAGAAAGGGAAGGATCGTCTGAGTGGTACGAAAGTTGAGATTAAAAATCTGAATTCATTTCGGTCAGTCGAGCGTGCAGCAGACTACGAGATTGTTCGACAGACGGAAGCTTTGCAAGACGGAAAGAAAATTGTCCAAGAAACGCGCGGATGGGACGATGTGCGCGGTGTGACGGTATCGCAGCGTGCCAAGGAGTCAGCGCACGACTATCGCTATTTTCCCGAACCAGATATTCCGGCGCTTGTTTTTGATGAGGCATATGTCGAACATCTTCGTCGGAGTCTTCCTGAGCTTCCGGATGCGAAAGAATCTCGCTTTGTTGAGGAATATGGACTACCAAAGGCAGATGCGGTTGCTTTGGTGTCGGAGCGAGATATTGCGGACTATTTTGAGCGTGTTGCGAGTGAGCTCCTCGAGAAGAAGGCATCTGGAGAGGCGAAAAGCGAACCGAAGAGGCTTCTGAAGCTAGCAGCGAATTATTTTCTCACAGAAATAAAAAAGTTTCTTACGGAGAATGGCAGTGATATGCGAAGCGTTTTGGTGACAGCGGAAAATTATGCCGAATTTATTGCGCTCGTTGCGGACGGTGCAGTCAATTCGAGTGCTGCACAAACTGTACTCGCTGAAATGATGAAGGGTGGCGACAATGATCCGTTGCATATTATCGAGCGCTTGGGACTTGCGCAGACGAATGATGAAGACGCAATCGAGAAAATAGTGCTTGAAGTGATTGCGGCAAATGCGAAGTCTGTTGCTGATTACTCAAACGGGAAAGAAAATGCACTCCAGTTTCTCGTGGGGCAGGTGATGAAGCTCTCAAAAGGAAAAGCAAATCCCGAAATGGCGCGAGAGATGCTTCTAAAAAAGCTGAAACAATGAAGTTTGACAGAATTTTTCGAGAGTGTACAATAGTCTCTGATGAATCCGAAACGAAAAATCTGCGGAGGAGTTTTTTTGAAAGCGTGAAAATCGCCCCAATGGGGCGATTTTTTTTGTATCTTAACAATTTACCGTTTGGATTGAGGGTTTTTGAAGGTGTCGTAGGTGATTTGTCGGTTTGTTTTAGGAATGCTCATTCCTTTGTCTCTGCTTCAGGAGGTGCGTGATGTGTGAGGCGTATGGTCTGTGTCCGGCGGAGAGAAATATCGGAAATCCGTGTCTTTACCCCGATTTGCGAGAGATTGCCCTTGATTGCGGAGCGCCCTGCTGTAGTGCTGGAATATGTAATGTTTCAGCAAGTTTTCCGGCACCTACGGTTCATCGTCCTAGTGATGATGAAGCGAGAAGAGTATTTCTCCGTATGGCGTCGGCGTCGATTGAAGGAAGGAAGGTTCGAAATCTCTTGGATATGATTGTCTATGGTCAAATAATGATGAATCATGCCTTGTGACCACAGT
Proteins encoded:
- a CDS encoding D-aminoacylase, whose amino-acid sequence is MYDIIIKNGAVLDGTGAREFAGDIGIKEGTIVTIGNLNGEQAEKTIDAKGCYVAPGFVDINNHSDTYWQIFLNPDLESLVRQGITTIVGGNCGSSLAPLTDQSMLQSIQKWTDIRNLNLNWLSTNEFLDEVGRRELSVNFATLLGHGTLRRGFVHDESRPLRAAELAGMEKMLKQSMREGSIGMSLGLAYVHGRHATEHELSTLAKIVGKYNGFCTAHLRSEGKELPEAIAEAITMAKHSGVRLHISHLKAVGRRYWEAMERALYLLDASDSEGVDVSFDIYPYRSTATVLYTILPTWITDGGKKIMFQRLRSPAIRTEAVHDLREEHIDYSSAVLSLSSLNKMITRTNVLEMAHAEGKTPEDVIFDVLLASDDRAIVSLDALSEENIEKGLRHPFSIVSTNGTGYPVGYAQTGEAIHPRCFGTFPRVLFRYVRERKLLSWEEAIHKMTGKPAAKAGIEKRGTIAVGNHADIVVINPSEVEDHATSENPYQYPSGIPFVIVNGKIAVESGEYTGNRSGTVLRRESGFLERFW
- the murD gene encoding UDP-N-acetylmuramoyl-L-alanine--D-glutamate ligase — encoded protein: MSERPKATKFVFDSYDFSLEERKASFVYRMEFENREPMVFTDALLFPGLPETVAASESLIDAVLQGVHIALGVSYYKLSCPEHIEVTHALSEKQANFWNTVYRKGLGEFFFRNNLDPRGRISFPYDATLSRGSYGAHPEDRALLGIGGGKDSIVAGELLKEMKYETTAFLFETGSPVPLIENVVETMGIPTMKVQHFLDPQVFDGYDGAYNGHVPFSALVAWVGYLSAVLGGYRYVIVGNERSSNIGNVEYLGETVNHQWSKSLEFETMFQEYSRAFLSPDITYFSLLRPFYEIRIAEMFACHEKYFSSFSSCNRSFKVHQRRSETLWCGECAKCAFVFLLLSAFLEKQNVLEIFGKNLLDDESLLPLFGDILGFGSMKPFDCVGTVEEARAALFLSNEHFGESRIAKEFLVKIEHPESLVRDVMKLHSARAVPADFLFSGAKNVLILGYGREGKETERYLKQYKPHLDIGIADKSLDASYLDQQKGYDIAVRTPGISRRLVMIPSTTATNIFFSRVRNLTIGVTGTKGKSTTASLIDSILRVAGRKSRLLGNIGQPLLSALLAPLDPETVIVAELSSYQLEDIQYSPHIAVVLNLFSDHMDYHGNVESYHEAKRNILRFQNERDFAVYNGHDEKLSAWVSQGSAKAIRFDILENEVYESSLLGTHNVENIRAAVAVAHLLNIHEEAIREGIRTFVPLPHRLERVGKFRGVTFYDDAISTTPESTQAALEAIPNVSTIFLGGEDRGYDFCGLEQTIRECGVKNIVLFPESGKRILSSTDGVTVLETRSMEEAVRFAYEKTPAGSTCLLSTASPSYSLWKNFEQKGDEFQQWVRKLGEEKALSD
- a CDS encoding NADP-dependent malic enzyme, with protein sequence MKNDIAKRALLAHKKLQGKIEVVSKVKVTKPADLSVYYSPGVGAVSSYVAKFPGRARDYTIRRNTVAVVSDGSAVLGLGNLGPIGALPVMEGKAMLFKIFADVDAFPIVLSTQNVDEIVDTVVRIAPTFGGINLEDIAAPRCFEVESRLRKLLDIPIFHDDQHGTAMVVLAGLINALKVVKKNIATARVVIAGAGAAGNAIAELLLLGGARDIIMIDSEGILSKTRDDLSPPKQELLVKTNPRDISGGLDEALVDADVFIGVSKGGTVRRAHVASMAERSIVFALANPVPEIMPDEAKKAGALVVATGRSDFPNQLNNVLGFPGIFRGALDHGVQDITSEMLVVAATKLAKLVTTPKPDMIIPSPFDKHVVPAVASAIRGGSKRKWK
- a CDS encoding NAD(P)/FAD-dependent oxidoreductase encodes the protein MHDLIIIGAGPAGLSASIYASRYGIKHVILGEVAGGLLTQTFDVGNWLGTEAIGGQTFANNAEKHARSYGVEILPLTVESIVKQGEIFEISASGKSFQAKTVLIATGTKHRHLGVPGEQEFAGKGVSFCPTCDGFFFKGKRVVVVGGGDSATEAGVYLADLCSDVFVIVREKYMIAEKFWQDLLLSKKNVKVIFGTNVKEIQGNGKMETLLLDVPFEGSETLAADGLFVEIGLSPNTKLLADIGAKLDEHGYAETLADQSVGVPGVWAAGDITTNSNRFCQIVTAASEGAVAAKSILDHLQRQSAK
- a CDS encoding energy-coupling factor ABC transporter permease; protein product: MHIPDGFLNNGAAGSLMGAAVAAVAFAVRKVRSAFLEKVPVLRARLATFPDFGGESALGFRRQLSEGGQEKMWRMASLGALVFSAQMINFPIGDGTSGHMLGGVLVALVAGPFEALLVMTAVLSIQAFVFGDGGVLALGANIFNMGIIGALGGHAFFRFLAKGRNLKLYFLRNVFVAAWVSVIVASIAASIEIAISGTKPLNAVLPAMTLVHTAIGFMEGIVTVGILSVLLRRGFALDVLMEDVSSQEYENENSKE